TCGGCGGCTTCGGCATCGTCTATCCGATCGTGCGCGCGCTGGCGGTGCTGCTCGTCGTGCCGCTCGCGGCCGGACTGGCGGGCGACCGGATCGGTCCCGCAGCGCTTGCCGGCATCCTGGTCATCACCCTGTCCCTCGCAGCTCTCAGCTATGACGCGGCGCGCGACAAGGCGGTCACCGGACGGGCGCTGGCCTGGACGCTCGCGGCCGGCCTCGGCACCGCCGCCTATATCATATGCGACGCCCAAGGCGTGCGCGCGGCGGGCTCGCCCTGGGCCTATGGCTTTGCCGTGTCGGTGACCAATGCCGCCGCCATGTGCTGGCGGCGGCGCCATGCCGGTCCGCCATGGCAACAGCTCAACGGGCAATGGGCGGTGGCGGCACCGGTCGCGATCGCCGCCATGGTGTCCTACCTCCTGATCCTCTGGGTCTGGAGCCATGCGCCGATCGCCGCCGCCTCGGCGCTACGCGACACCAGCGCCGTCTTCGCCATCCTGATCGCGGTGATCTGGCTGAAGGAACCGTTCACGCCGACCCGCATCGTCGCCGTGCTGCTCGCCGCCGCGGCGGTGCCGCTCTTGCGGTTGGGCTGACGACGGGCCGCCACGTCGGGTCTACGGCCGCCGGTCGTCTCCAGCATCACAGCCTCCGTGCGGTTCGGGTTCATCAGGGAGCCGGCGATCGCGGGTATCAATGGCAAGGACCGGGCCGGCCGTCAGGCCGCTCGCCCGGCGCTGGCGCGTCAATGTGGCGGCGGCCGCCCGGTTCTGAGGCAACCCGCGCAATGCGGGTTTGGACGGGCGGGCACGCGGCGCGCGGATGTTTCCGTCGCCGGCCATCATGCTCTAAATAGGCCGACGATCCCCCATCCGGCAGGCCTATTCCCATGACCACGCAGCAGCACGACATCCCCGCATCGGTCGACCCGGTGAAACTCGACAGGCTCGCCGAAGTGGCGGTCAAGGTCGGCCTGCAGCTGGAGGCCGGCCAGGACCTGTTCCTGACCGCGCCGGTGGCGGCGCTGCCGCTGGTCCGGCGCATTGCCGAACATGCCTACCGGGCCGGCGCCGGCCTGGTCACGCCGCTGATCTCCGACGAACAGGTGACGCTGGCGCGGTATCGTTACGGCCGGGACCAGAGTTTCGACCGCGCCGCCGGCTGGCTCTATGACGGTGTCGCCAAGGCCTTTTCCGCCAACACCGCCCGGCTCGCCATTGTCGGCGACAATCCGATGCTGCTGTCGGGCGAGGACCCGGCCAAGGTGGCACGCGCCAACAAGGCCAATTCGCTCGCCTATCAGCCGGCGCTCGAAAAGATCGTCGGCTTCGACATCAACTGGAACATCGTCGCTTATCCGAGCGCCGCCTGGGCCGCCCAGGTTTTCCCCGGCGAGGACGAGGCGGTCGCGGTGACCAGGCTCGCCGACGCGATCTTTGCCGCCTCGCGGGTCGACAATGCCGATCCGGTCGCCGCCTGGACCGCCCATAATGCGGCCTTGCGCAAGCGCACCCAATGGCTCAACGGCCAGCGTTTCCACGCCCTGCATTTCACCGGGCCGGGAACCGACCTGACGGTCGGCCTTGCCGACGGCCACGAATGGCAGGGCGGCGCCTCGACCGCCAGGAACGGCATCACCTGCAACCCGAACATCCCGACCGAAGAGGTCTTCACCACGCCCCATGCCCGCCGGGTCGACGGCCAAGTGTCGAGCACCAAGCCCCTGTCCTACCAGGGCACGCTGATCGATCAGATCGCCGTGCGTTTCGAGGCCGGCCGCATCGTCGAGGCCAAGGCGGCACGCGGCGAAGCCGTGCTGAACAAGGTGCTCGACACCGACGAGGGCGCGCGCGGGCTCGGCGAAGTGGCGCTGGTGCCGCATTCCTCGCCGATCTCGAAAAGCGGGCTCCTGTTCTTCAACACCCTGTTCGACGAAAACGCCGCCTGCCACATCGCGCTCGGCCAGTGCTATTCGAAATGTTTCGTCGACGGCGCCCGGCTGACACCCGGCCAGATCGCCGCCCAGGGCGGCAACAAGAGCCTCATCCACATCGACTGGATGATCGGCTCGGGCGAGATCGACATCGACGGCGTCCACAGCGACGGCCGCCGCGTGCCGGTGTTCCGCACGGGCGAATGGGCGTGACGGGGAGTGGCGATTAGCGAATGGCGAATGGCGAATGGGGATGAAGCCGCGAGCGCCGCGCGCGTAAACCCTCGCCCGATTGCGGGAGAGCATCTGTGTTTCGGGTCAAGCCTGTTTTGGAGCGTGAGTGGCCCAAGTGCGGTCCTGAGCGATAAGGGTGTTGGCGAGGACGACGAGCTTTCGAGCCACGGCGATGAGGGCGCATTTGGGCTTCTTGCCCTTGGCGATCAGGCGGTCGTGGAAACTTTTCATGTCGGCGTTGCAGCGCGTGGCCGAGAGCGCCGCCAGGTAGAGAACGCGGCGCACCCGGGAGCGTCCGCCCCAGATGACGCGGACGCCCTGTCGTTCACCCGAATCATCGGCGATCGGGGCTAGTCCCGCCAACAGGCTGATCTGTTTGATGTTGCAGGTCCCCAGCTCGGTCAGGGCGGCCACCAGGGTCGTGGCGACCGCCGGGCCGAACGAAGGGATCGAGATCAGAATGTCGTGGCGTCTGGCCAGGCATGGATCGGCCGCGATGCGTTTGGCGATCTCGCCGGCGATGGCTTCGATAGCCTTGGCGATCCGGGTGAGACGGTGAGCGAGATGGCGGATCAGGAACTTGTCGGTGACCGCGTGCCGCTGGTTCTTGAGGGCTGTCTGTTCGTCGACGGCCGCATCGCGGGCGCTGACCAACTCATTGAGCGCATCGAGGGCTTCCGGTGCCGGCGGTCGCTGGGCCGGGTTCATGGCCCGCGCGAACAGGGCCAACACGCGGGCATCGAGCCGGTCGGTCTTGGCCAAGGTGCCCGTGGCACGCGCGAACATGCGCACGCGATAAGGATCGACCACGGCAACCGGCACGCCCGAGGCATGCAGGCTTCGGCGAACCTGGCGGTGCCACTTGCCGGTCGCCTCGACCACGACCAGCGCC
This portion of the Phreatobacter stygius genome encodes:
- a CDS encoding EamA family transporter encodes the protein MEFAHVIAALSSALLHAGWNAAIKSSRNPAQAMTAQMLLGAILVVPGLVWTGLPAQAAWGWIAASTVMNILTVQALLRAYELGGFGIVYPIVRALAVLLVVPLAAGLAGDRIGPAALAGILVITLSLAALSYDAARDKAVTGRALAWTLAAGLGTAAYIICDAQGVRAAGSPWAYGFAVSVTNAAAMCWRRRHAGPPWQQLNGQWAVAAPVAIAAMVSYLLILWVWSHAPIAAASALRDTSAVFAILIAVIWLKEPFTPTRIVAVLLAAAAVPLLRLG
- a CDS encoding aminopeptidase; the protein is MTTQQHDIPASVDPVKLDRLAEVAVKVGLQLEAGQDLFLTAPVAALPLVRRIAEHAYRAGAGLVTPLISDEQVTLARYRYGRDQSFDRAAGWLYDGVAKAFSANTARLAIVGDNPMLLSGEDPAKVARANKANSLAYQPALEKIVGFDINWNIVAYPSAAWAAQVFPGEDEAVAVTRLADAIFAASRVDNADPVAAWTAHNAALRKRTQWLNGQRFHALHFTGPGTDLTVGLADGHEWQGGASTARNGITCNPNIPTEEVFTTPHARRVDGQVSSTKPLSYQGTLIDQIAVRFEAGRIVEAKAARGEAVLNKVLDTDEGARGLGEVALVPHSSPISKSGLLFFNTLFDENAACHIALGQCYSKCFVDGARLTPGQIAAQGGNKSLIHIDWMIGSGEIDIDGVHSDGRRVPVFRTGEWA
- a CDS encoding IS110 family transposase, whose product is MQGKEASKQETEGKSTVGIDVSKSWLDIHVLPGGETHRFANAELGIRQLKRWLQRFDLALVVVEATGKWHRQVRRSLHASGVPVAVVDPYRVRMFARATGTLAKTDRLDARVLALFARAMNPAQRPPAPEALDALNELVSARDAAVDEQTALKNQRHAVTDKFLIRHLAHRLTRIAKAIEAIAGEIAKRIAADPCLARRHDILISIPSFGPAVATTLVAALTELGTCNIKQISLLAGLAPIADDSGERQGVRVIWGGRSRVRRVLYLAALSATRCNADMKSFHDRLIAKGKKPKCALIAVARKLVVLANTLIAQDRTWATHAPKQA